One window of the Cryptomeria japonica chromosome 7, Sugi_1.0, whole genome shotgun sequence genome contains the following:
- the LOC131068821 gene encoding fasciclin-like arabinogalactan protein 12 — translation MASVALRILCAASFLFMAVRSDGVSLATGPAAAAAPAAPVAAAPSSGKLNLTAILEKAGQFNTYISLLKSTQVGNQLQIQLSSSQQGITLFAPSDAAFAALKPGTLNALTDQDKVALLQYHALPSYYTFGQFQTVSNPVRTVASGNGGPFGMNFTAIGNNVNVSTGIVNTAISGAVYSQNPVAVYQVDKVLLPTDIFGPKAPAAAPTPVAGAPMVTPTVSPSSDGSASATSGCRSRFVFSNGVALAMAVLSVGFVACL, via the coding sequence ATGGCTTCTGTAGCATTGAGAATCCTCTGTGCAGCAAGCTTCCTATTCATGGCCGTCCGATCCGATGGCGTCTCTCTGGCCACGGGTCCGGCGGCGGCAGCGGCGCCTGCGGCCCCGGTGGCCGCGGCGCCGAGCTCCGGGAAGCTGAACCTGACGGCCATTCTGGAAAAGGCCGGGCAATTCAATACCTACATAAGCCTGCTGAAATCCACACAGGTGGGAAATCAGCTGCAAATTCAGCTCAGCAGCTCGCAACAGGGGATCACCCTTTTTGCCCCCTCGGATGCCGCTTTCGCGGCTCTGAAACCCGGCACTCTGAACGCCCTTACCGACCAGGACAAAGTTGCTCTTCTGCAATACCACGCATTGCCCAGCTATTACACATTCGGGCAGTTCCAGACCGTGAGCAATCCCGTTCGGACCGTGGCCTCGGGTAATGGAGGCCCCTTCGGGATGAACTTCACGGCCATCGGCAACAACGTTAATGTGTCCACGGGTATTGTGAACACAGCGATTTCCGGCGCCGTCTATTCACAGAACCCCGTTGCCGTGTATCAGGTCGACAAGGTGCTTCTTCCTACAGACATTTTCGGCCCAAAGGCCCCCGCCGCTGCTCCCACGCCCGTGGCCGGCGCTCCCATGGTGACACCCACCGTTTCTCCGTCATCTGACGGATCTGCGTCTGCGACTTCTGGGTGTCGATCCCGATTTGTTTTCTCCAATGGCGTTGCTCTGGCTATGGCTGTTCTGTCTGTGGGATTCGTGGCTTGCTTGTAA